The Apium graveolens cultivar Ventura chromosome 3, ASM990537v1, whole genome shotgun sequence sequence TGGGAGGAAAACATAGAATTAAGCTGATCTAAGTTAAATGTAGCATGTGGGAGTTTATGTTGAACACTTTTCCTGGTTGATATCCTCCCATCCCTTCGGCCCAGGTCAACTGCATACCGTGGTCCTCCTGTCTACATATATCATAGCGAAATTATTTAAGACATGTAGAAAAAGTCTACAAAGTTAAAGCATGTACAATAAACTTTAATTTGCATTTCTTTGTCAAATCATTGGAAGCTTTTAGGGAGGGGTTTATGATGTCTGCACATTGTAAAAATGGTTATTATCAATGTAATACACAAAGTTGCAGAGATACAGTACATACCAAGGCCACAACTTCGCGGGTAGCTAAAGCTAAAATATCAGCACAAGAGACTTTGTTCCGGCACTTGGGATCACTATCAACAGCGGCTTTGGCTTTAATGACTGTGTCAAATCCATCTCCAGCCAGTGATATGTCATCCCCGTGATCTTTTTCCGCGTTACCATTCGGTGAAGCTAGCAACACCGAAGCATCACACCCCTAAACATAAACCAGTTTTGATAAGTTCAAACATGTTCATGAAGTCGAGTAATGTTTGCATTCTATAAATTTTAAGGAACATATGTATGCACAAATATTAGTGATGATGTATAATACCCGAACAAAGCAATCATGGAAAAAGAGACGCAAGGTTGCGGGAGCAGTGACAAAGGTTTGCTGAAACTTGGTTTTAACTGCAGATTGGACGATGGATTCGACATTTGGGCATGCGTTTTGGTAAAAATTGGTGCTCAGCTGAGCCTGGGAATGAGATAATAAGAGCAAGGGGAATATGATGAGCAGGCCAAAGACAGGAGGCAGAGTACTGATTCTCTGATTCCCCATATaaatatagatatatattaatcTCTCTGTATCTTTAAGTTTAATGTGAGGCTTATTTCACAATGTGCAACAATTTAAATCTGTTTATATAGTGCGATATGTAAATTGAGCAAGTCAGGGGATGTTTTGCTTTACATGTATAAAAAAAAAACTTTAAAATTACATACAAACAAAGCCAAGTCTCCTAAGTTATGCTACCTTACTAAAAGATAACAATGCTTAATAATTAGTTTACATGATCATTGTACCAAATAATTGTCTCAGAGGAATGGTGGTTGTGAATCAGCGATGGAATACTTTAAAGATTTTGTATATCATAAAATTGTTGGACTGAAGAGCATGTACAGTCTGGCCTTGAAAATCATGAATTCTTATTTGAATGATTGAGTTAACCAACTGTCTATTGCTACGCATATATTCTTCCTTAACCTTTCTATTCTGAAAATAATTGCCATTTATTTATATGTAAATGTAAGTCAGACCACCCATGGGTTATTGTTCTCTGGCCTTTTGGCGTGTATATGTATAAGGCACCTACTACTGCTGCTACTTTAATATAAGCCTGCATGTAAAGTTTATTCTCTTCTAGTGTCTGTAAAGTACCTAACTTCTTGTTTTCTTATAATCATATGTTAGTATCTACAAGGTTTTTGCTGggaataaataataattaaataccACAAGAGAGGTACATGATGGCTATACATTAGAAGTGTGGTGGATAGAACATGCATGTGAAATAAACAAAAATATGATTTGAATAAGGCTTAATCAACTTTTGAGTCTAATATTAATATCGGTTTTGGATTTCAAAAGTGTTCCTTTTAATTTTTATGATACTGAAATTGTATTTTTTTAATCTTATATTGAAAAAAATTAGTATAAATCAGGCTGTCCTGTTTTAAAAAGAAACACTTTTGAAATAAGACTTAACAGTCGTTAAGCCTTTGAATAAACAACAAGGAAGGCATCTATGAATTTTGGTTATGAACATCTCCATCAATAAACGTCCTTTGTGTAAGCTTCCATGAATGATAATTATAGACCGAAGCTTGTTGATGAATCAACATCAAACTTTAACAAACGCCACCTTTAATAATGAAATGCAGGACCTCTTCCTAGCTAGCTACCGTCGATTCCCAAGGATAATTAACTCTTCCATACTTTTTCCGTCTTATAATTCTTGACACACTTAGAGTACTTTTTCATGCATTTAAAGACATGGCGATTACAGTAGGGTGAGGGAGAAAAACAAGAGTTGGTTTCAGGATAATCTTTATTACGACGGATCAAAAGTTGTGCCAACTATAATTTACGAAATCTCAAATTTTATGAAACAAAGTTCGCATAACTATGCAAAATAATTACAAAACAATTAGCATTTTGGTTCAACCGAAATTAAAGAAATTGGTAGAAAACTTGAGAACAAGCCAAAAAGTGATATGGAACTAAAACTCTTGTGTTTCTCACATTTTTTGTGAATTCCACTGTAAATAACAAAGTGAGCAAAATGGCTTTCAATCCATGCAAAGTCAAAGTTTGTAAAACCTATTTTTTAAAAATGTAGCATTATGGATTTGGGCGGTTGGAGACATTGACAGTTGAGATGTTAATCAAGTAGAGCTGTAGTAGGGGCTGAAGCACGCGGAGCATCTCACTCTATCTACTCTTGCCCCTTGGTTGGTTGCTACCACACCCAACTCACGTAAACATTCGGCTCTAATATCCTGTTTCATCTTATCCACTTGATTCATTTGTTTGCCCTATTCTTATTCTCGATATCAACTGTATGTTTACAAGTATCAAACCCGCATTCTGATATACAAATATATACCCGAAACAAAAAAATTGAGGTTTGTAGGCTGCACTACTACTCACTAATTCTGGACATGAAGGGTTAATCAAGACCATTTCCGGCTGTTACCTATCTTCGGTCACCTGGCCCTAGTCGTAAATCAGGTCAATATGGCCT is a genomic window containing:
- the LOC141713233 gene encoding peroxidase 45-like, which gives rise to MGNQRISTLPPVFGLLIIFPLLLLSHSQAQLSTNFYQNACPNVESIVQSAVKTKFQQTFVTAPATLRLFFHDCFVRGCDASVLLASPNGNAEKDHGDDISLAGDGFDTVIKAKAAVDSDPKCRNKVSCADILALATREVVALTGGPRYAVDLGRRDGRISTRKSVQHKLPHATFNLDQLNSMFSSHGLSQTDMIALSGAHTLGFSHCGQFSKRIYNFSPGKRIDPTLNSAYALQLRQMCPTRVDPRVAINMDPTTPQKFDNAYYQNLVQGKGLFSSDQILFTDTRSRSTVQQFASNNDAFNKAFVSAITKLGKIGVLTGNNGEIRRDCNKIN